The Candida dubliniensis CD36 chromosome 2, complete sequence genome contains a region encoding:
- a CDS encoding mitochondrial 37S ribosomal protein MRPS8 (Similar to S. cerevisiae MRPS8), which translates to MSLVSLSKFCAHVKNCLNVTLSKTSVPYNRSNLQVAMALYQQGFISSIQRGSTVGPDLKPTEVTPDNINSRRLWIDLKYRNNQSVIRQLELISKPSKKIDLTTEEIKALASGLKVRNIPALQPAECIFIKHDKDILEVQEAAKKGISGQALFRVR; encoded by the coding sequence ATGTCGTTAGTGCTGTTGTCCAAGTTCTGTGCCCATGTGAAGAACTGTTTGAACGTTACTTTGAGCAAAACCTCGGTTCCATATAATAGAAGTAACTTACAAGTAGCCATGGCATTATATCAACAGGGTTTTATCAGTTCTATACAAAGAGGATCAACAGTAGGGCCTGATTTGAAACCAACTGAAGTGACTCCAGATAACATAAACTCAAGAAGACTATggattgatttgaaatataGAAATAACCAATCGGTAATAAGacaattggaattgatCTCCAAACCTAGTAAAAAGATTGATTTAACAactgaagaaattaaagcGTTGGCATCTGGGTTGAAAGTTAGAAACATTCCAGCTTTGCAACCGGCTGAatgtatttttattaaacatGACAAAGATATATTGGAAGTTCAAGAGGCAGCAAAAAAAGGTATTTCGGGGCAAGCGTTATTTAGAGTGAGATGA